In Astyanax mexicanus isolate ESR-SI-001 chromosome 5, AstMex3_surface, whole genome shotgun sequence, a single window of DNA contains:
- the abhd14b gene encoding protein ABHD14B produces the protein MCAAAATVSEGWLKVEMCEHPLFYRQVLPPAGEPKLCVLLLHGIRFSSENWVSIGTLSCLAGAGLRAVAVDLPGLGQSKAAEPPAPVGEPAPGEFLKQVCEGLGTGPVVVISPSLSGMYSLPFLLQHTHQLKAYIPVAPICTNKFTAEQYRDVQVPTLIVYGDQDTQLGEVSLKNLSNLPNHRVVVMKGAGHPCYLDDPETWHKSILEFLKTLL, from the exons atgtgtgctgctgctgctacagtatCAGAGGGCTGGCTGAAGGTGGAGATGTGTGAGCACCCTCTGTTCTACAGGCAGGTTCTCCCCCCTGCAGGAGAACCCAAACTCTGCGTTCTGCTCCTGCACGGAATCAGGTTCTCCTCGGAGAACTGGGTCAGTATCGGAACTCTGAGCTGTCTGGCTGGGGCGGGGCTCCGCGCCGTGGCTGTAGATCTACCAG GCCTGGGTCAGTCCAAAGCCGCCGAGCCCCCTGCTCCGGTGGGTGAGCCGGCCCCAGGTGAGTTTCTGAAGCAGGTGTGTGAGGGTCTGGGGACGGGACCTGTGGTGGTGATCAGCCCCTCGCTCAGTGGCATGTACTCCCTGCCGTTCCTCCTGCAGCACACGCACCAGCTGAAGGCCTACATCCCTGTAGCTCCCATCTGCACCAACAAGTTCACAGCAGAGCAGTACAGAGACGTACAG GTTCCTACTCTTATTGTATACGGAGATCAGGACACTCAGTTGGGCGAGGTGTCACTGAAGAACCTGAGTAACCTTCCCAATCACAGAGTGGTGGTAATGAAGGGAGCCGGGCATCCGTGTTACCTCGATGATCCGGAGACTTGGCATAAATCCATCCTGGAGTTCTTGAAAACTCTACTGTAG